In Erpetoichthys calabaricus chromosome 11, fErpCal1.3, whole genome shotgun sequence, the DNA window ATTTCTACTATAAAACACTTCAAGAAGAGCCCTGACTAGTGTAATGATTAAGTAACCAAAACATAatactttaataaattttaaacttctctctctattatataaaaaaaaatcctgtgacgagacgACACTTTTGACATGAGATTGATTTAAGTCACATCCTCcactcaaccatattcaaccacgcacacggttcccTCACATCTCATTCATGTAAAtccttttgacagacacattttctgctctctcatctcttatacatttttatgttttcctcactttaagttcctaattaaagaagatgttttatgtccaaatcttattgatgaatttcatcccgaagggataTAAACAGGAGAactgagtacatgggcaatcctagcaccaagaaacgttgaagtcaaacgaattaacgttaAAATTGTAGGTCAGTTACAcagaaaattggttaaatgcacatcaataaactatgctgaaacagttggtggtgatcgtgcggaagatgaaaacatcaacttacaatattccgaagaataactacaaatgttaacaccatccggtatTCCACCACCCAAATTACTATCGAAAGAAGGTTGTATCCAAGAAtggtaatatagtacatcttcccAGGATagcattagacaacaaaggagatcttgatacttgctgtaatgtaaaatagttagtccTATTACGCATATGtaataatttcaaagaaaataacaatctgtttgaattgtacatccgcatccccatatgcaaGCGACAGAACCGCAAAGTGGCTTGCACATAGCATTGGCCTGGAAGTTGGcaagcgaagagagcaggggcaaagccccctagtttaactaATAAATGTACACAAATGTAACTTCATGCTGCTTTacctaaacaaaacagaaaaaaattacaataacatAAAGTACATTTATCTGAGGGACAGCCAATTAGAATTACTATTTGAAGGCAGCAGACAGCTTTTAGCTCATACACTGAACTTTAACCAACAAGGCCACATGTTTCATCTCTAGCACTTGCTCAGTGCATGACCTGAGAAATTCATCCATCTTCCCAACCTGTTTATCCAGGACACGGTAACAGGGCAGCTAAAGCCTACACTAGCAAGCATCAGAaataagacaggaacaatccctacaCTCACCCCCACACACACTTTTACACCAGTTTAAAGATATTaattcacataacctgcatgtctttgaataaTATGAGGAAACTAAAGACATCATTAAGAACACTAATTATTTACATTGAACTGGCAGCACTTTGTAGGTTTGCATTCCCCAGTTTAGTAAGAGGGTTATTGACCTTAATCTGTGTATCAGCTAGGTGACACCATTAGCACTGTGACTGCATCATGATGGGGTATTAGAAGACTGGTCAGGGTTGATTAGAAGATGAATGATGAGCAATACAGACAGATCATGAAGGACAACCTGGTGCCTTCtcccagaaaaaataaactagtgAGGATGTTTAACTGTCAATGGGACAATATGCCACAGGAACAATGGAGCAGCTTCAAGTTAAGAAAGCAGATGTCTTTGAGTGGTCAGTCAGCGTAGTGACCTTAACCCCATCACTGGTGAAACTTTAATAGTCACGGATGCCACCCAACTAACCTGGCAAATATTGAGATACAGTACATGGTAAAAGAGGAGAAAtcagtaaatattaaataaatggaGACTCAACAAAAAGATGATTTACTGTAATAGCTGAGCATTTAAAGTATTTCAactgctcaaaaacattaaaggaacactttgaaaacacatcagatctcaataggaaaaaaaatcctgctggatacctATACTGATATGtactggtaatgtgttaggaacaaaaggatgccacatcgtttgttggaaatgaaaattatcaacctatagACAACATACCCCAAAAatcagtgaaaaaatgatgcggaaggctagtccattttgcgtAAATTTCTTTGCTGCAAATATAAATtgaactcagtagtttgtatggcccccacgtgcttgtatgtagGAATAGGCATGTTCGACTGAGGTGCTCTGAGGGATCTCttctcagatctggaccagggcatcactgaggtcctggacagtctgaggtgcaacctggaagcattggatggaccaaaacataatgtcctagaggtgttctattggatttaagtcaagcaagcgtgggggccagccaatggtatcaattccttcatcctctcgccacatgaggccgggcattgttgtgcaccaggaggaacccaggacccactggaCCAGCATTGGGTTTGACAATGggaccaaggatttcatcccgatacttaatggcagtcaagctgccattgtctagcctgtagaggtctgtgcatccctccatggatatgctgaacgatgttacaggcagcataacgttctctacGGCTTCTCCAgaacctttcacatctgtcacatgcgctcagggtgaatctgctctcatctgtgaaaagcacagggcgccagtgatgGACCTGCCAAGTCTATTATTCGATTGCAAATGCCAATTCAGCTCCACGGTGCCggtcagtgagcacagggccaactataggatgttgggccctcaggccacccttatgaagtctgtttctgattgtttggtcagagacattcacaccagtggcctgcctgctggaggtcattatGTAGGGCACTGGCActgctcatcttgttcctccttgccaAAAGAAGCAGTTGCAGGCCAGTCCTGCAGATGGGTTAAGGACTTTCTACAGCCATGTTCAGtgctcctagagtaactgcctgtttcctggaatctcctccatgcccttgagactgtgctgtgaggcacagcaaaccttctggcaatggtacatgttgatgtgccatcctggagaagttggactacctgtgccagctctgcagggtccaggtatcgtgtcatgctaccagtagtgacactaaccATAGCCAAATACAAAAGTAGTGAaataacagtcagaaaagatgaggagagaGAAATATCAGTGGCCTTCACCTGTTAAACTATTCTTGTTTTGGGGTAGtctcattgtatatatatatatatggtgtgtaaacaaatatgtaaataaaagttaTGTGTGTAAACAATATGAACTTTTAAGTAATGTGTTAGATTGAATATCTGTGAAGGAAgcatggtggcactgtggttGGCACTCTGTCTCATCTGTCAAGCTTTCAGATGTTGAATTCTTCTCAAAGTCAATGTGTGCatagattttgcatgttcttattTAGTGTGCTTGGGTTTTTATCTTGGTGTTTGATCTTTCTATCATCATACCAAAAACGTAAAGTTCTCTAAGTTGGTGACATGTGGGTATTTGTTTAAATAATCCCTATAAATAAGTGGTACCCCTCCTGGTTTACAGGTTTGcctaacattaaaaagaaataacacaatAGGAATTTACAAAACTTTTAGTTGCAAAAAGATAATGTAGTGATTGTAGAGACAATTGAAGTGTCCTACATCAGTGTCCCTGTGTGCATCCTAATTACTCATGCAATATCTACATATTCATTGGTCCACAATGTTTTTCATGATGAGGGATGAAGAGCTATGAAAACAAAATCTAAGTTAATCTTTTTTGTAGGTCATAATTTGTACTCCTTATGTGAATCTGaacattttcttctcttttcataTTCTTGGAATTTATGGGTACAGTGGCTTGTATTTAcaccttaatttattttaaacacacatGTGTTAATACTGTTTTAATCTACAAATGAGCTGGTGATAGGGCAAATAATTAAAATCACTAAATGAAACATAATGTAAAACTATGTTTTAAAATTTCTAGTTTTGCACATATAAACctaaaaacaaatgtttcaggtcaaaaaaacaaatttaatgcaTCCATTTGCACATAGGTTTTTGAGTTCTGTAAAATTAAGTAGATCCAATACACTCCCATGAGTAAGGTAAATTAgcttttcctttatattttaattacatataTGTAATAATTAGCAGAATAACCCGAGTCTTTAAGGttacatttcaaaaatgaaaatttcaaccTAAAACAATCCATTGTTTCAAAGTTCTTTTCTCTcattatttaaaagtattttaagcaTTTTCCATTGATctattaccatccatccattttccaacccgctgaatccgaacacagggtcacgggggtctgctggagccaatcccagccaacacagggcacaaggcaggaaccaaccctgggcagggtgccaacccaccacagtgatCTATTACCTAAACCCACTAATCCATGGCAAGGTCATGGCAAAGGTGGAGCCCATAATCATCAGAGGCAtccaggcaggaacaacaccttgGCAGGGTTCCTGTACATCAGGGTGATCTCACGGTCAATTTAGCAATTCACAGGACTTTCATGTTTTTGGACTGATAGAGGAAACCCACAGAAACACGGGTAGAATATGTAAAGTGAACACAGGGAGCGACTGGGTCTTCTTATTCAGACGAATGAGTGCACCCATTGTGATACCATGCCTCACTTTCATATAtcataatatttactgtattcaaGTGTTTCTGCATTTCAGACAGTGTTGCTCACTTGGACATCTCACTTCAAATTAAGTTGGAAGAGCTCAAGTCACCCAATCAACTTAATTACATACTGGGctataaatacatgcatatatattacCTTCAGCAATGCATTTAAGTATTGGCTAAAGATCCCCAGAATGATTTTAGGAGTGCAGATACAtaagaaataatataatataagaaataatataagaaataaGTCTGAAATAAGTCACAGTTTTCTCTTACTCCAGAGCAAGGCAGTAATGGCTTATTTAGACCCATTTTTGaatgtttacttgaaaattcagaaatggttttgcagcagaaaaatgtcactctagaggaaaaattaacaaatatataaaCTGCTTGTGTTAATGAAATTTCAGTGTATTAAAAAGTGAAACTAAATAAGTTTACCTTCAACAGATTTTCTTCAGCAATTAAATCACTCAAAATGGGACTCCTCGCTTCTGATTCATTTTGATCCAttcccactgtactttgtatCACAGGTTTCATATATTTGAATTCACTTTTTCCTGAATCTGATGTGAGGCAGACTTCATAATTATAGACGTGACAAAGAGTCCCAGTGGCCCCCACTTCTGCATAACGGGGCGGGTAATAAGGAATAACAGGGAGAGTCCCATTAGGGCATTCATTGAAAAGTTTTGATTGTCtccatttgtgaaattttaaaaatatcagaactataaggaaaataacaaaaagtaaagaGACGATCACTAAGGAGAGCACTAAATAAAACTTAATGTCTCCATTACTGTTTTTCTCTTGTGTAAAATCACTGAATTCCGAAATCGCCAATGCAAAGTTATCAGTGACTGCAACATTGACATTGACTGTCGCTGAATGAGAAGGCTGTCCGCTATCTTCTACTAGAACAGTTAGTCTTTGCTTTGTAGAATCCTTCTCCATAATTTGTCGGAGAGTTCTTAGTTCTCCATTATGTAAGCCCACGTCAAAAAGTGTCTGATCAGTAGCTTTTATGAGTTTATAAGAAAGCCAAGCATTCTGTCCAGAGTCTTTATCAACAGCCACAACTTTAGTAACCAGATAGCCAACATCTGCAGAACGAGGTATGAATTCAGCAACGGGAGATCCTTTATTGAGAAGTGGATATAAAATCTCTGGATGATTGTCATTTTGATCCTGAACATAAACATCTATTATTACACTGGAACTGAGAGGTGGAGACCCTCTGTCTTTAGCTATCACAGACACTTGAAAATGATTCAGCTCTTCATAATCGAATGAACGCACAGCATAGAGGACACCTTCGTCTGAATTAATAGACACAAATGATGAAACTGAGATGTTATTAATTCCTGTCTCTGTAATGAAGTAAGAAATTCTACTGTTGAGACCCGAGTCATCATCGTTTGCTCGAACCGAAAAAAATGAAGATCCTGGTGCATTATTTTCCGTGATATATGTTTTGTAATGCTCTTTTTCAAATTTTGGGGCATTATCATTGACATCACTAACCTGCAGCGTGATTGTCTGAGTGGCTGAAAGTGAAGGCTCTCCATCGTCTTTAGCTACAATAGTAATGTTGTACTGCGGCACTTTCTCACGATCTAGAAACCCATCGGTTTGTACAGTATAAAAGTTATTTAAAGACGATGTCAATTTAAAAGggatatgattattatttttaataaaacaattgatTTTACTATTTTTTCCTGAATCTTTATCTTGCACGTTAAAAATTGCTATTACTGACCCAGGTAAAGAGTCTTCAGAGATCTGACTTGAGACTGACATGAGATTAATTAATGGCGCATTGTCATTTACGTCAATTACTTCAATTATAACTTTACTAGAACTTACAAAACCACTAATGTCTTTCGCATCTGCTGTCATTTCgtatattttagtattttcatagTCGATTTGGCCAATCATTTTGATCTCTCCTGAATCtggatttatttcaaataaatcttTGGCATTATCTGGGACGTGGGCGAAAACGTACTTTATTTGCCCATTTATGTCTTTATCTGCGTCATTTGCCTGTACTTTTAACAGAACAGAACCGATCAACGAGTCCTCTCTGACAGAAGCTTTATACACCTCCTGAGTAAAAACAGGAGCATTGTCATTGATGTCGAGaacaataatttttatttcaactGTTCCAGAACGCTGAGGTTCCCCTCCGTCGACCGCTTTTAAAACTAGAACATGCTCTTCTTGTGTTTCTCTGTCCAAAGGCGTTTCTAACAATAGATTAACCGTGCTGCTGCCATCAGACTGCGTCTGCACCTTTAACTTAAAATGATCATTTGGTGTGAGTGTGTATGATTTCAAGCTGTTTGCACCCACATCGCTGTCTATAGCATTCGGCAGGGAAAAAATTGCTCCTGGAGGAGATAATTCATTAATTTCTAACTGaatgttattttttgaaaaaattggaTTATTGTCGTTTATATCAGTGACATCAATAGTTACTCTATGAAATTCTATAGGATTTTCAAGAATAATctgaaaatttaataaacaagGGGTTATTTTACCGCAGATCTGCTCTCTGTCAATTCTGTCTTTAACAACTAAAATCCCTTTATTTACATTTAGCTCTACGTATTCGGTGCCTCCATCGGTATATATATGAGCTTTCCCTGTTTTCAGTCTCTGATGATCTAATCCCAAATCTTTAGCAATATTACCTATGAAAGCCCCTCTCGCCTGTTCCTCCGGAATTGAATAACGGACCTCTGCATTAACTAAAAATACGTACTTTGTAAAAACAAATAGGATCGGTACCTGCGTAATGAATGCCCAGGGTAGCATTTTTTCCAAATGATATGAGAACAGCAAAGCGCTATCCTTTAGTGAAGATAATCATTGATGTTTGGTTTCTTTGTAAATCTCCTACTTTGTAGAAATTGCATGGATATATCCAATCTTCTGTGTAGATCGTGTCGAATATTTATATCCAGTGTATGCCTTTTGTATTCCCGTCTTTGTGTATGGCGAGGCCCTTCTGTCTGTGTGATACTGAAGCTGTGGCAGGGGAGGTGCTGCTGCATTTGTGCTTAAAGAAAATCACCTCGTTGATCAACAGCGGCACTCGCAGTCCAAGTATATAAATGCAGAATGTGGACACACTATAAATATTCTTCTCTTGGAAATAATATCCATTGATTTTTAGTTAacgcacaatttaaaaaaaatacacttgtaTTCATAAAAGAACGCAATAGTAATTATTAATGACTATAACGATAAATCATTATTTCATAAGGAACGTGTATATGATCTTAGAATGAGTTGTCAGATTTGTATTTTGCAAGGTATTGACTAAAGAAAACTGTGCcagttatatatatgtgtacaaacTTTTAACAGAAAGACGGTTTTCTCATTGTACACCAATTATGTtgttaatgaaatatttatttcttaagaAAACATTGACCAACCTACTCACTAGggaaatatacatttaatttcatttcagcTGTTAGATTACCTTTAACTGTCTTCTGCAGTGAAAACCCTCGGCTTATTTGATACACGACCCTTAGGTATTGGTATGGAGGATTCTTGAACCTCATTGAGAATAGCTAAAAGTATTTTTCaggtaaataaagaaaattgtatATACAATATTGCTCACATATACTTGCCAAAATGTTTCACTAGTAATgcagtaaatgtttaaatataacacTAATGACAAATCTGAAAACACTGTGCCAGGGTTTAGGAATTACATATCTGTAaaccattcattttaaaaagccCTTTGCAGGTATCATTCACACAAACAACCACATAGCACCAATTTCAAATCATCAATTGTCCTTTCAGACATCACACACCACACAAAGGGGTCAATGGTGTAGAGGCCACATGAAGACACTGACCACATGAAAAACGctaaatgcaaatatttaatccaataagcagcAGAGCTAGCCACTGTGCAACCTTGTTACAATAAAAATTTGTATAATGGTTTTCATAGAATACACAATGCACCAAACACAGTAAACATGATAGATGTTTagctaaaatattattttctaactAATTTTTCATATGACAGTAATGCTGGGTGCAGGAAACTCTAAT includes these proteins:
- the LOC127529709 gene encoding protocadherin gamma-A11-like, producing the protein MLPWAFITQVPILFVFTKYVFLVNAEVRYSIPEEQARGAFIGNIAKDLGLDHQRLKTGKAHIYTDGGTEYVELNVNKGILVVKDRIDREQICGKITPCLLNFQIILENPIEFHRVTIDVTDINDNNPIFSKNNIQLEINELSPPGAIFSLPNAIDSDVGANSLKSYTLTPNDHFKLKVQTQSDGSSTVNLLLETPLDRETQEEHVLVLKAVDGGEPQRSGTVEIKIIVLDINDNAPVFTQEVYKASVREDSLIGSVLLKVQANDADKDINGQIKYVFAHVPDNAKDLFEINPDSGEIKMIGQIDYENTKIYEMTADAKDISGFVSSSKVIIEVIDVNDNAPLINLMSVSSQISEDSLPGSVIAIFNVQDKDSGKNSKINCFIKNNNHIPFKLTSSLNNFYTVQTDGFLDREKVPQYNITIVAKDDGEPSLSATQTITLQVSDVNDNAPKFEKEHYKTYITENNAPGSSFFSVRANDDDSGLNSRISYFITETGINNISVSSFVSINSDEGVLYAVRSFDYEELNHFQVSVIAKDRGSPPLSSSVIIDVYVQDQNDNHPEILYPLLNKGSPVAEFIPRSADVGYLVTKVVAVDKDSGQNAWLSYKLIKATDQTLFDVGLHNGELRTLRQIMEKDSTKQRLTVLVEDSGQPSHSATVNVNVAVTDNFALAISEFSDFTQEKNSKAA